A stretch of the Candidatus Jettenia sp. AMX2 genome encodes the following:
- a CDS encoding cytochrome c biogenesis protein ResB — protein sequence MKIAKNQPKVQTERNESVEQVLRQQASVNKQASSSKVWEFFCSVKLAVVIILLMVVACILGTVILQERTFDEYTAKYGYFLATLFTTTQLNNVFYSYWFSFLLLLLCANLICCTIKRWKNSFLQAGFVLTHVSLILILMGGVIKFQLGVKGGVNVYEGKSVNYFLTQTMGRGGAVDYIKKDLPFTIALDRFILEKNEPKFQLVSYVKSKDRQKVLDTKYRKKQQIPGTEYKVTVKDYIPDVILKQEPVNISDKPDNPAVYVKLLSSKDAADVEWQLTDDPNPGENRSQDFQVEAEGWLIANDRNSYEDKNQDFRIEYIWLPSGDELDKTIAASGSVQPKLTAGVGGQLLEYPIEIDKVLTFEGTGYSVKILGFVFNYGDDRPLDKQPADNPAVQVEINGPEGPETRWIFEKFPDWDKMHPSKYKNLKLTCSGIGSVSTAKNMVKIIQSPEKCVIADIRDKHAENITPLKIGEKYPVANTKKLIMVSDYFPSFDLKEEVVKVSDEVGVPAILVEVEGPRGKLEDWLFSNNKYATWYPDNNFALLYESTGESIKHFVSELRIEENGKTVAAKAIKVNDPLKYKGYVIYQSSYDPEAGRFSGLQIVKDPGIPVAYAGFGALSFGVIFIFYVKPFLRKKQKKEVEE from the coding sequence GTGAAAATTGCAAAAAATCAACCCAAAGTACAAACGGAAAGAAATGAAAGTGTAGAACAGGTTTTAAGGCAGCAGGCCAGCGTAAACAAGCAGGCAAGTTCAAGTAAAGTCTGGGAGTTTTTCTGCTCAGTTAAGCTTGCGGTAGTAATTATTTTGCTTATGGTAGTGGCCTGTATACTGGGAACGGTTATTTTACAGGAAAGAACCTTTGATGAGTATACAGCAAAATACGGATATTTTCTGGCGACCCTATTCACAACAACACAACTAAATAATGTATTTTATTCCTATTGGTTTTCATTTCTTTTGCTATTGCTCTGTGCCAATCTCATTTGTTGTACTATTAAGAGATGGAAAAATAGTTTTTTGCAGGCAGGTTTTGTCCTCACACATGTTAGCCTGATTTTGATCCTTATGGGAGGTGTCATAAAATTTCAGCTCGGAGTAAAAGGCGGCGTAAATGTTTACGAGGGAAAATCGGTAAATTATTTTCTTACACAGACGATGGGGCGGGGCGGGGCGGTTGACTATATCAAAAAAGATCTGCCGTTTACTATTGCACTGGACAGATTTATACTTGAAAAGAACGAACCAAAATTCCAGCTTGTTTCCTATGTAAAAAGCAAAGACCGCCAAAAGGTATTAGATACAAAGTACAGGAAAAAACAGCAGATACCGGGAACAGAATATAAGGTAACAGTAAAGGATTATATACCGGATGTGATATTGAAACAAGAGCCTGTCAATATCTCTGATAAACCTGATAATCCTGCTGTTTATGTAAAATTATTGAGTTCGAAAGATGCTGCTGATGTTGAATGGCAGTTAACAGATGATCCTAACCCCGGTGAGAATAGAAGCCAGGACTTTCAGGTAGAAGCTGAAGGGTGGTTGATAGCGAATGACCGCAACTCATATGAAGACAAAAATCAGGACTTCCGTATAGAATATATCTGGCTGCCTTCCGGTGATGAATTGGACAAAACTATTGCTGCCAGCGGGTCTGTTCAGCCAAAATTAACAGCTGGTGTCGGAGGCCAGCTTCTGGAATATCCTATCGAAATTGACAAGGTGCTTACATTTGAAGGAACTGGCTATTCTGTAAAGATATTAGGATTTGTGTTCAATTACGGGGATGACCGGCCGCTGGATAAACAACCTGCAGATAATCCTGCTGTTCAGGTGGAAATAAACGGCCCTGAAGGACCTGAAACCCGTTGGATATTTGAAAAATTTCCCGATTGGGATAAAATGCACCCTTCCAAGTACAAGAATCTCAAGCTTACCTGTAGCGGAATTGGAAGTGTTTCTACAGCTAAAAATATGGTAAAGATAATACAGTCGCCGGAAAAGTGTGTAATTGCCGATATCCGGGATAAACATGCCGAGAACATCACACCCTTGAAAATTGGAGAAAAATATCCGGTAGCTAACACAAAGAAACTAATCATGGTGTCTGATTATTTTCCGTCATTTGATCTGAAAGAGGAGGTTGTAAAAGTATCGGATGAGGTAGGCGTTCCCGCTATTTTGGTTGAAGTTGAGGGTCCGAGAGGCAAACTGGAGGATTGGTTGTTTTCCAACAACAAATATGCAACCTGGTACCCCGATAATAATTTTGCGCTCCTGTATGAGTCTACTGGGGAATCGATTAAGCATTTTGTCAGCGAGTTAAGAATTGAAGAGAATGGGAAAACGGTTGCAGCAAAAGCCATCAAAGTAAATGACCCTTTGAAATATAAAGGATATGTTATCTACCAATCAAGTTATGATCCGGAAGCCGGAAGGTTTTCTGGCTTGCAGATTGTGAAGGATCCTGGTATTCCTGTGGCCTATGCCGGTTTTGGAGCTCTCAGTTTCGGTGTTATATTTATATTCTATGTAAAGCCTTTCTTACGAAAAAAACAGAAAAAAGAGGTGGAGGAATAA
- a CDS encoding flagellar motor protein MotB: MFKYKKYVKLLALPVFIGMSGCAELNELRSLNRRQAITIRDQSDEISNLRNQVNALSHKLKASEEEMEKLRRLAEFIGEGVTVRDTLEGPVLLFPEMVLFDSGMAKVKPKGEDALKKMARFLNENPYISLRIDGHTDTDPIVRTKHLWDSNHHLSAARSLSVFHYLTKNERITEGRIHITGFGPNRPIANNTTPAGKRENRRVEFLVLSAAAPLPPKGEDLAF; encoded by the coding sequence ATGTTCAAATACAAGAAGTATGTTAAGCTTTTGGCATTACCGGTTTTTATAGGGATGTCAGGTTGCGCGGAATTAAACGAGCTGAGAAGTTTAAACAGAAGACAGGCAATTACCATAAGAGACCAGTCTGATGAAATCTCAAATCTGAGAAATCAGGTGAATGCCTTGTCTCACAAGCTGAAAGCAAGCGAAGAGGAGATGGAGAAGTTAAGAAGATTGGCGGAATTTATCGGGGAAGGTGTTACTGTCAGGGATACGCTGGAAGGACCGGTGTTGCTCTTCCCTGAAATGGTGTTATTTGATTCGGGTATGGCAAAGGTAAAACCAAAAGGTGAGGATGCCCTGAAAAAAATGGCCAGATTCCTTAATGAAAATCCTTACATTTCTCTCAGAATTGACGGCCACACCGATACCGACCCTATTGTAAGAACGAAACATTTATGGGATTCCAATCATCATTTATCAGCCGCTCGCTCGCTGAGTGTATTTCATTACCTGACAAAAAACGAGCGTATAACAGAAGGCAGGATTCATATTACAGGATTCGGACCTAATCGGCCTATAGCAAACAATACCACCCCTGCAGGGAAAAGAGAAAACAGGAGAGTGGAATTTTTAGTGTTATCAGCAGCCGCTCCGCTACCTCCGAAGGGAGAAGATCTTGCGTTTTAA
- the hisI gene encoding phosphoribosyl-AMP cyclohydrolase, translating into MQLLEKLRFNEKGLIPSVIVDVTDGKVLTLCYMNKDAVVKTIETGKIHVFRRSQNRLMMKGESSGHIQTVKKVFFDCEGNSLVFSVEQKVAACHTGYRTCYYREYVPEKDTIRITEGKIFDPEQVYK; encoded by the coding sequence ATGCAATTATTGGAAAAGTTACGTTTTAATGAAAAAGGACTTATTCCGTCGGTAATCGTTGATGTAACAGATGGGAAAGTACTTACGCTCTGTTACATGAATAAGGATGCGGTGGTGAAAACCATTGAGACAGGTAAGATACATGTATTCCGGCGTTCACAGAACCGGCTTATGATGAAAGGAGAGAGTTCAGGTCATATACAAACGGTTAAGAAGGTTTTTTTTGATTGTGAAGGGAATTCCCTGGTTTTCTCCGTTGAACAAAAGGTTGCTGCATGCCATACCGGATACAGGACGTGTTATTATCGTGAATACGTTCCTGAGAAGGACACTATCCGGATCACAGAAGGCAAAATATTCGATCCGGAACAGGTATATAAATAG
- the thiE gene encoding thiamine phosphate synthase produces the protein MEENKFAGKLFFTLITDRSLCRRPFFTTVELALKGGVKTVQLREKGLTTAELYALAGELRRMTLDFKANLIINDRVDIALAVNADGIHLGWQSLPCKIVRGLFDSEKLIGVSAHSLHDALVAQENGADYITFSPIFTTSSKSGLLEPVGPDAIRDLKSEITIPVIALGGINERNAEMVLMRGADGVAVISDIILADNPEDAAKSLYNKITTCKGKMKISVQLN, from the coding sequence ATGGAAGAAAACAAATTTGCGGGTAAACTTTTCTTTACCCTCATTACCGACAGGAGCCTTTGCAGACGGCCATTCTTCACTACGGTTGAACTGGCGTTAAAGGGCGGTGTGAAAACCGTGCAATTAAGAGAAAAAGGATTAACAACCGCTGAACTTTACGCTTTAGCGGGTGAACTGAGAAGAATGACCCTGGATTTTAAAGCAAACCTGATTATTAACGACAGGGTTGATATTGCCCTTGCGGTAAATGCAGATGGTATTCATTTAGGATGGCAGTCGTTACCATGTAAGATAGTGAGAGGTTTATTTGATTCTGAAAAACTCATAGGCGTATCTGCCCATAGTCTTCACGATGCACTGGTAGCACAGGAAAACGGGGCTGATTACATTACTTTTAGTCCCATCTTCACTACTTCATCCAAGTCAGGTCTTCTGGAACCCGTGGGGCCGGATGCAATTCGGGATCTGAAGAGCGAAATAACGATACCGGTTATTGCCCTTGGCGGTATTAATGAGAGGAATGCAGAAATGGTTCTGATGAGAGGGGCTGATGGTGTAGCAGTTATTTCAGATATTATACTTGCGGACAATCCTGAGGATGCCGCAAAATCTCTCTATAACAAAATTACAACGTGTAAAGGTAAAATGAAAATTTCTGTACAATTGAATTAA
- the purB gene encoding adenylosuccinate lyase, with the protein MSSTSCYSQYQSPLSVRYAGKEMCSIFSDQFKYNTWRKLWVALAEAQQELGLQAITCDQIEEMRRFQNTINFDVAKEYEKKFRHDVMAHIHAYGEQCPKAKGIIHLGSTSAYVQDNTDLIQMREALNIVLEKLIYTIYVLSGQAVQYKDLATLSFTHFQPAQPTTLGKRMCLWIQDYVMDVEETETRIHGLRFHGAKGTTGTQAGFLSLFQNDPEKVKRLDELITKKMGFENYYPVTGQTYSRKVDSQIMFCLAGIAESAYKFSNDMRLLQHLKEVEEPFEEDQIGSSAMAYKRNPMRCERIAALARYVICNSLNPAFTAASQWLERTLDDSANKRISIPEAFLATDGILNIVLNVASGFNVYPSVINRHLTDEIPFLITENILMEAVGAGGNRQELHERIRKHAMGAARRTKEEGGKNDLLERIASDPSFVSVKPKIKDIADPAKLIGRAPQQVNEFIDQVVNPLLERYEHVPDKKLLPVLHV; encoded by the coding sequence ATGTCCTCAACAAGCTGTTATAGTCAATATCAATCACCCCTTTCTGTGCGGTATGCAGGCAAGGAGATGTGTTCAATCTTCTCTGATCAATTTAAATACAATACCTGGAGGAAACTGTGGGTAGCACTTGCAGAAGCACAACAGGAACTTGGTTTACAAGCCATTACCTGTGATCAGATTGAGGAAATGCGACGATTCCAGAATACGATCAACTTCGATGTTGCAAAAGAATACGAGAAGAAGTTCAGGCATGATGTAATGGCTCATATCCATGCATATGGAGAGCAATGTCCTAAGGCAAAAGGGATTATCCATCTCGGTTCAACAAGTGCTTATGTGCAGGATAATACAGATCTTATACAAATGAGGGAAGCACTGAATATTGTCCTTGAAAAACTTATCTACACGATATATGTGCTTTCCGGACAAGCCGTCCAATATAAAGACCTTGCAACGCTAAGTTTTACCCATTTCCAGCCGGCCCAGCCGACAACCCTTGGAAAGCGTATGTGCTTGTGGATACAGGATTATGTTATGGATGTTGAAGAAACTGAAACAAGAATTCATGGTTTGCGATTCCATGGTGCAAAAGGTACCACAGGCACACAGGCTGGTTTCCTCTCATTATTTCAGAACGACCCTGAAAAGGTGAAAAGGCTGGATGAACTTATTACAAAAAAAATGGGATTTGAGAATTATTATCCTGTAACCGGTCAAACCTATTCCCGTAAGGTTGATAGTCAGATTATGTTTTGTTTGGCTGGCATAGCAGAATCTGCTTATAAATTTTCAAATGATATGCGGCTGCTTCAGCATCTGAAAGAGGTGGAAGAGCCTTTTGAAGAAGATCAGATCGGCTCTTCTGCCATGGCATATAAAAGAAATCCAATGCGTTGCGAACGTATTGCCGCCCTTGCGCGTTATGTGATCTGCAATTCATTGAATCCGGCTTTTACGGCTGCTTCGCAATGGCTTGAGAGAACGTTGGATGACTCTGCAAACAAGAGAATTTCAATTCCAGAAGCTTTTCTTGCCACTGACGGGATACTGAATATTGTGCTGAATGTTGCATCAGGTTTTAACGTGTATCCTTCCGTGATAAACCGTCATCTAACCGATGAAATCCCTTTTCTGATAACAGAAAACATCCTGATGGAGGCTGTGGGTGCAGGAGGAAATCGCCAGGAGCTTCACGAGAGGATTCGTAAACATGCAATGGGGGCTGCCCGTAGGACAAAAGAGGAAGGAGGAAAAAACGACCTTTTGGAACGGATTGCCAGTGATCCTTCCTTTGTCTCTGTTAAGCCGAAGATTAAAGATATTGCTGATCCGGCAAAATTGATTGGCAGAGCTCCGCAACAGGTGAATGAGTTCATAGACCAGGTTGTAAATCCGCTTCTGGAACGCTATGAGCATGTTCCCGATAAAAAATTATTGCCGGTATTACACGTCTAA
- the groL gene encoding chaperonin GroEL (60 kDa chaperone family; promotes refolding of misfolded polypeptides especially under stressful conditions; forms two stacked rings of heptamers to form a barrel-shaped 14mer; ends can be capped by GroES; misfolded proteins enter the barrel where they are refolded when GroES binds) has translation MAAKKIIYGHEASEAVKRGIEKLARAVKVTLGPKGRNVVIEKSFGSPAVVNDGVTVAKEIELEDPYEDMGAKMVREAASKTNDMVGDGTSTATILAEAIYAEGLKNIMAGANPVDIKRGIEKSVEALTKELTSMSIRISGKKEIAQIATIAANNDAEIGEQIADAMEKVGKDGVITVEEGKSLATSVNLVEGMQFDRGYLSPYFVTSPETMEVVFENPYILVYEKKLSVIKDLVPLLEKIAKAGKPFVIIAEDVEGEALTTIVVNKLRGTLHCAAVKAPGFGDRRKAMLGDIAVLTGAKALFEDLGIQLSEIQLADLGSAKKIIIDKEKTTVVEGAGDPKEIQGRISQIKTEIQTTTSEYDREKLQERLAKLSGGIAQINVGAATEVEMKEKKLRIEDAVNATRAAIEEGILPGGGVAFIRASKVLDTLPTKGDEKVGINIVKMAVEKPIQQIAENAGLEGAVILQKVKEGSGNFGYDAYHGKYTDMVEAGIIDAAKVVKTALQNGASISALLLTTNAVVGEIPEKKEAEGAGHAHRH, from the coding sequence ATGGCTGCAAAAAAAATCATCTATGGTCATGAAGCCAGTGAAGCTGTTAAACGTGGCATAGAGAAACTGGCTCGTGCCGTCAAGGTTACTTTAGGTCCGAAAGGCCGTAATGTTGTAATTGAAAAAAGCTTTGGTTCTCCTGCCGTTGTGAATGATGGCGTTACCGTTGCAAAGGAAATCGAGCTTGAAGATCCGTATGAGGACATGGGGGCAAAAATGGTAAGGGAGGCTGCCTCGAAAACAAATGACATGGTAGGTGACGGCACTTCTACAGCGACAATTCTTGCCGAGGCGATATATGCAGAAGGTCTCAAAAACATCATGGCAGGCGCCAATCCTGTAGATATAAAGCGAGGCATTGAAAAATCAGTAGAGGCACTGACAAAAGAGCTCACCTCTATGAGTATCAGGATTTCAGGGAAAAAGGAAATTGCCCAAATTGCCACAATTGCTGCAAACAATGACGCTGAGATTGGGGAGCAAATCGCAGATGCAATGGAAAAGGTGGGTAAGGATGGGGTGATAACCGTGGAAGAGGGAAAAAGCCTGGCGACTTCAGTTAATTTGGTTGAGGGCATGCAGTTTGACAGGGGATATTTATCTCCTTATTTTGTGACCTCACCCGAAACAATGGAAGTGGTGTTTGAGAATCCATATATACTGGTTTATGAAAAAAAATTGTCTGTTATAAAAGATTTGGTTCCTTTGTTGGAAAAAATTGCCAAGGCAGGAAAACCATTCGTTATTATTGCCGAGGATGTAGAGGGCGAAGCGTTAACTACCATTGTCGTCAATAAACTCCGCGGCACGCTGCACTGTGCTGCTGTCAAGGCGCCGGGTTTTGGTGACAGAAGAAAGGCAATGTTGGGTGATATTGCTGTTCTTACAGGCGCCAAAGCATTATTTGAAGATTTAGGGATACAGCTTTCCGAAATACAGCTTGCTGATCTGGGCAGCGCAAAGAAGATTATTATTGATAAGGAAAAGACGACTGTCGTTGAAGGTGCCGGCGATCCAAAAGAAATTCAGGGAAGAATTTCACAAATAAAAACAGAGATACAAACAACTACCTCAGAGTATGACAGGGAAAAGTTGCAGGAGCGGCTTGCAAAGCTTTCCGGCGGCATTGCCCAGATTAATGTTGGAGCAGCTACCGAGGTTGAAATGAAGGAAAAAAAATTACGTATTGAAGATGCGGTAAATGCTACACGGGCTGCTATAGAAGAGGGTATTTTACCCGGCGGAGGGGTTGCGTTTATAAGGGCATCAAAGGTGTTGGACACCCTGCCAACTAAGGGAGACGAGAAGGTTGGTATAAATATTGTTAAAATGGCTGTCGAAAAGCCCATTCAGCAGATAGCTGAAAATGCCGGCCTTGAAGGCGCCGTTATCCTTCAAAAAGTAAAAGAAGGTTCGGGTAATTTTGGTTACGATGCGTATCATGGAAAATACACTGATATGGTTGAAGCGGGGATTATCGATGCAGCTAAGGTTGTAAAAACGGCTTTACAGAATGGTGCAAGTATTTCTGCGTTGCTGCTTACAACCAATGCTGTTGTTGGGGAAATTCCGGAGAAAAAAGAAGCCGAAGGCGCAGGCCATGCGCACAGGCATTAA
- the groES gene encoding co-chaperone GroES codes for MNVRPLGDKILIKRIEAKEKTEGGIVLPDTAKEKPREGIVTALGDGKMLKSGARTGFQVKKGDKVIFSSYGGTEVKIGGEEYLLMSEDDILAVVE; via the coding sequence ATGAATGTAAGGCCATTGGGTGATAAGATTTTAATAAAAAGGATTGAAGCTAAAGAGAAGACGGAGGGGGGGATTGTGCTGCCTGATACAGCGAAAGAGAAGCCCAGGGAGGGCATTGTTACCGCTCTTGGGGATGGAAAAATGTTGAAGAGCGGCGCGCGGACGGGCTTTCAGGTTAAAAAAGGTGACAAGGTGATATTTAGTTCTTACGGTGGTACAGAAGTGAAGATAGGTGGTGAGGAGTATCTGTTAATGTCTGAGGATGACATTCTGGCTGTTGTTGAATAA
- a CDS encoding response regulator produces MMAVLDPCARNYSLLITDDDKSCRDSLKDVFETKGYITYLASCGREAVKIAKAEEVHLLILDVHLPDYSGLETFKIIKEEMQILIPCIFISADISKELQIDLICENAYTLIPKPINIHILQDSVEQVIAKYYFYK; encoded by the coding sequence ATGATGGCAGTATTAGACCCCTGTGCCAGGAACTACTCGCTTCTTATAACGGATGACGATAAATCCTGTCGTGATAGTTTGAAAGATGTGTTTGAAACGAAGGGTTATATTACTTACCTTGCCAGTTGCGGACGGGAAGCTGTTAAGATTGCTAAGGCAGAAGAGGTGCATCTCCTGATTCTGGATGTACACCTTCCCGATTATAGTGGTCTCGAGACGTTTAAGATCATAAAAGAAGAGATGCAGATCCTCATTCCCTGTATTTTTATATCTGCGGATATATCGAAAGAACTTCAGATAGATCTTATCTGTGAAAATGCGTATACTCTGATACCGAAGCCTATCAATATTCATATATTACAAGATTCCGTAGAGCAGGTTATTGCTAAATATTATTTTTATAAATGA